A region from the Vicia villosa cultivar HV-30 ecotype Madison, WI linkage group LG3, Vvil1.0, whole genome shotgun sequence genome encodes:
- the LOC131662110 gene encoding cold-responsive protein kinase 1-like — protein sequence MRPQHNLLLTLITLLHSWNHFSRLTQADPQTRLINKGCSQYNATNLSNFYQNLNATLSDLKSQVANESKHFATAQSAKGANPVYALFQCRNYLSNSDCAACFTVAAAQIRNCSAGSNGARVIYDGCFLRYESNGFFDQTTLPGNSMICGTQTANGAAAFTAAAQQILLNLQTATPKIPGFFAATKTPVSGTGNAIYAIAQCAESVTQSGCSDCLTVGFNNIQSCFPNADGRAFDAGCFMRYSETSFFADNQTIDITPFLKQGSSKKGAIIGGVVGGVALILIILIALFVWLRLNKKPKRHHRGDILGATELKGPLTYRYNDLKSATKNFNEENKLGEGGFGDVYKGTLKNGKVVAVKKLILGHSGKMDEQFESEVKLISNVHHRNLVRLLGCCSKGQERILVYEYMANNSLDRFLFGEKKGSLNWIQRYDIILGTARGLAYLHEDFHVCIIHRDIKTNNILLDDDLQPKIADFGLARLLPEDQSHLSTRFAGTLGYTAPEYAIHGQLSVKADTYSFGVVVLEIISGQKSSELRDDADGEFLLQKAWKLYEEERHLELVDKTLNPSDYDAQEVKKVIEIALLCTQATAATRPTMSEVLVLLKSKNFAEHMKPTMPVFVNTNLRPRTDTSTSTASSKSNATVSTSILSAR from the exons ATGCGACCACAACACAACCTCCTACTTACCTTAATCACCCTGCTACACTCATGGAACCACTTCTCCCGTCTCACACAAGCTGACCCTCAAACACGTTTAATCAACAAAGGTTGTAGCCAATACAACGCAACAAACTTGTCCAATTTCTACCAAAATCTAAACGCAACTCTCTCAGACTTGAAATCACAGGTGGCAAATGAAAGCAAGCATTTTGCAACGGCACAATCCGCCAAAGGAGCAAACCCTGTTTATGCTTTGTTTCAGTGCAGGAATTACCTCTCTAATTCTGATTGCGCCGCTTGCTTCACCGTCGCCGCCGCACAAATACGTAACTGCTCCGCTGGTTCAAACGGTGCTCGGGTTATTTACGATGGTTGCTTCCTTAG GTACGAGAGCAATGGATTCTTCGACCAAACAACTCTACCTGGAAACAGTATGATTTGTGGAACCCAAACAGCAAATGGAGCAGCTGCTTTTACTGCAGCAGCACAACAAATCCTACTCAATTTACAAACAGCAACCCCCAAAATTCCTGGTTTCTTTGCAGCTACAAAGACACCGGTTTCTGGAACTGGAAACGCAATCTATGCCATTGCTCAATGTGCTGAATCAGTCACTCAAAGTGGTTGTTCAGATTGCTTAACAGTTGGATTCAACAACATACAGAGCTGTTTTCCTAATGCAGATGGTAGAGCATTTGATGCTGGTTGTTTTATGAGATACTCAGAAACATCTTTCTTTGCTGATAACCAGACCATTGATATTACTCCGTTCCTAAAACAAG GTTCAAGTAAGAAGGGAGCCATTATTGGTGGTGTTGTTGGAGGTGTAGCCCTTATTCTGATCATTCTCATTGCACTATTTGTTTGGCTTAGGCTCAACAAGAAACCCAAGAGACATCACAGAG GTGACATATTGGGAGCGACTGAGTTGAAAGGTCCACTTACTTACCGATATAACGATTTGAAGTCTGCAACAAAAAATTTTAACGAGGAAAATAAACTTGGAGAAGGAGGTTTTGGAGATGTATACAAG GGAACTCTGAAAAATGGTAAAGTAGTTGCTGTCAAGAAATTGATTTTAGGCCATTCCGGGAAGATGGATGAACAATTTGAAAGTGAAGTGAAGCTCATAAGTAATGTCCATCACAGGAATTTAGTTCGACTTCTCGGATGTTGCAGTAAAGGCCAAGAAAGAATTCTTGTTTATGAATACATGGCAAACAACAGCCTTGACAGATTCTTATTCG GTGAAAAGAAAGGTTCCCTTAATTGGATTCAAAGGTATGATATAATTTTAGGCACAGCAAGAGGTTTGGCCTATCTGCATGAAGATTTCCATGTTTGCATCATACATAGAGATATAAAGACTAACAACATCCTCTTGGATGATGATCTTCAACCTAAAATTGCTGATTTCGGATTGGCAAGGCTTTTACCGGAAGATCAATCTCATCTTAGCACAAGATTTGCAGGAACATT GGGATACACTGCACCAGAATACGCAATCCACGGTCAGTTATCAGTGAAGGCTGATACCTACAGTTTTGGCGTTGTAGTCCTAGAAATCATAAGTGGCCAAAAGAGTAGTGAGTTAAGGGATGATGCCGATGGTGAATTCCTTCTTCAAAAG GCTTGGAAACTATATGAGGAAGAAAGACACTTGGAGTTAGTTGACAAGACACTGAACCCTAGTGACTATGATGCACAGGAGGTGAAGAAAGTTATAGAGATTGCATTACTTTGCACTCAAGCAACAGCCGCTACAAGACCAACTATGTCTGAAGTACTAGTTCTACTCAAAAGCAAGAACTTTGCGGAGCATATGAAACCAACCATGCCTGTCTTTGTTAACACTAACCTAAGACCTCGGACAGATACCTCTACCTCAACTGCTTCTTCAAAATCTAATGCAACTGTTTCCACTTCTATATTATCAGCTAGATGA